In a single window of the Zea mays cultivar B73 chromosome 5, Zm-B73-REFERENCE-NAM-5.0, whole genome shotgun sequence genome:
- the LOC100191554 gene encoding Ammonium transporter 1 member 2-like yields MATCATTLAPLLGPAANATEYLCNQFADTTSAVDSTYLLFSAYLVFAMQLGFAMLCAGSVRAKNTMNIMLTNVLDAAAGALFYYLFGFAFAYGTPSNGFIGKHFFGLKRLPQVGFDYDFFLFQWAFAIAAAGITSGSIAERTQFVAYLIYSAFLTGFVYPVVSHWVWSADGWASPSRTSGKLLFGSGIIDFAGSSVVHMVGGIAGLWGALIEGPRIGRFDHAGRSVALRGHSASLVVLGTFLLWFGWFGFNPGSFLTILKSYGPAGSIHGQWSAVGRTAVTTTLAGSTAALTTLFGKRLQTGHWNVVDVCNGLLGGFAAITAGCSVVDPWAAIICGFVSAWVLIGLNALAARLRFDDPLEAAQLHGGCGAWGVLFTGLFARREYVEQIYGTPGRPYGLFMGGGGRLLAANVVMILVIAAWVSVTMAPLFLALNKMGLLRVSAEDEMAGMDQTRHGGFAYAYHDDDLSLSSRPKGMQSTQIADAASGEF; encoded by the coding sequence ATGGCGACGTGCGCTACGACCCTCGCACCTCTTCTGGGCCCGGCGGCAAACGCGACGGAGTACCTTTGCAACCAATTCGCGGACACCACGTCGGCGGTGGACTCGACGTACCTGCTCTTCTCGGCCTACCTCGTCTTCGCCATGCAGCTCGGGTTCGCCATGCTCTGCGCGGGCTCCGTCCGCGCCAAGAACACCATGAACATCATGCTCACCAACGTGCTCGACGCCGCCGCCGGCGCGCTCTTCTACTACCTATTCGGCTTCGCCTTCGCGTACGGGACCCCGTCCAACGGCTTCATCGGCAAGCACTTCTTCGGCCTCAAGCGGCTTCCCCAGGTCGGGTTCGACTACGACTTCTTCCTCTTCCAGTGGGCTttcgccatcgccgccgccggGATCACGTCCGGCTCCATCGCCGAGCGCACGCAGTTCGTGGCGTACCTCATCTACTCCGCCTTCCTCACCGGCTTCGTGTACCCGGTGGTGTCCCACTGGGTCTGGTCCGCCGACGGCTGGGCCTCGCCGTCACGGACGTCGGGGAAGCTCCTCTTCGGCTCCGGCATCATCGACTTCGCCGGGTCCAGCGTTGTCCACATGGTGGGCGGAATCGCCGGCCTCTGGGGCGCCCTCATCGAGGGCCCCCGCATTGGCCGGTTCGACCACGCCGGCCGCTCGGTGGCGCTGCGCGGCCACAGCGCGTCGCTCGTCGTGCTCGGCACTTTCCTGCTGTGGTTCGGCTGGTTCGGGTTCAACCCCGGGTCGTTCCTCACCATCCTCAAGAGCTACGGCCCGGCCGGCAGCATCCACGGGCAGTGGTCGGCCGTGGGCCGCACGGCCGTGACCACCACCCTCGCCGGCAGCACGGCGGCGCTCACGACGCTCTTCGGGAAGAGGCTCCAGACGGGGCACTGGAACGTGGTCGACGTCTGCAACGGCCTCCTCGGCGGCTTCGCGGCGATCACCGCGGGCTGCTCCGTGGTCGACCCCTGGGCGGCCATCATATGCGGGTTCGTGTCGGCGTGGGTGCTCATCGGGCTCAACGCGCTGGCCGCGAGGCTCCGGTTCGACGACCCGCTGGAGGCCGCGCAGTTGCACGGTGGGTGCGGCGCGTGGGGGGTCCTCTTCACGGGCCTGTTCGCGCGCAGGGAGTACGTGGAGCAGATCTACGGCACGCCGGGGCGGCCGTACGGCCTGTTCATGGGCGGCGGCGGGAGGCTGCTGGCCGCGAACGTGGTGATGATCCTGGTGATCGCCGCGTGGGTTAGCGTCACCATGGCTCCGCTGTTCCTGGCGCTCAACAAGATGGGGCTGCTCCGAGTCTCGGCCGAGGACGAGATGGCCGGCATGGACCAGACGCGGCACGGCGGGTTCGCGTACGCGTACCACGACGACGACTTGAGCTTGAGCAGCaggcccaaggggatgcagagcacgcagATCGCGGACGCGGCCAGCGGCGAGTTCTAG